A portion of the Platichthys flesus chromosome 7, fPlaFle2.1, whole genome shotgun sequence genome contains these proteins:
- the olfml3a gene encoding olfactomedin-like protein 3B, protein MRPVLVLLVSTAWTMTAAQYYYQGLMDYLENRLLAIEDRMQFWHDQSHRYHTELQDFKKLTAEAVDGLSSEHGSLFKDLEGAAVRVDRVEREMDYVEAQTSPRACARQAEKVVEQGVWGLEESRGEEEEEEEEDWEELHSRVSDCVEIISGIRSVKILKRVGGPKGMWTRDPRSSRVYVFNGTSGDVIYRFNSVQDFSRSPGLAGGTQIRLPFAWSGPGSAVHNGYLYYVMQEADTDLQVVRYDLMSGTVTDIAMFPVDSRASVYNLNPETVADLAADDEGLWLLFATSDSEPNINLAKMDPATLDIEQIWDTRCPRENAEAAFVVCGTVYVVYNTRLVSRSRIQCVFDVNDMVISEEAPLLYFPRRYGAHASLKYNPEEKQLYGWDDGYQIIYRLTMKRKMLV, encoded by the exons GACCGTATGCAGTTCTGGCACGACCAGTCCCACCGGTACCACACCGAGCTGCAGGATTTCAAGAAGTTAACCGCCGAGGCCGTGGATGGGCTGAGCAGCGAGCACGGCTCCCTGTTCAAAGACCTGGAAGGAGCCGCGGTCCGGGTGGACCGGGTGGAGCGGGAGATGGACTACGTGGAGGCGCAGACTTCGCCTCGGGCCTGTGCCAGACAGGCAGAGAAGGTGGTGGAGCAGGGGGTCTGGGGgctggaggagagcagaggagaggaggaggaggaggaagaggaggactgGGAGGAGCTGCACTCCAGAGTCTCTG aCTGTGTTGAAATCATCTCTGGCATCAGATCAGTGAAGATCCTGAAGAGAGTGGGCGGTCCCAAGGGGATGTGGACCAGAGACCCCAGGTCCTCCAGGGTCTACGTCTTCAACGGGACTTCAGGAGACGTCATCTATCGGTTCAACTCTGTTCAGGACTTCTCCCGTTCTCCTGGACTCGCCGGCGGCACACAGATCCGGCTGCCCTTTGCCTGGAGCGGCCCCGGCAGTGCTGTGCATAACGGGTATTTGTACTACGTGATGCAGGAGGCTGACACAGATCTGCAGGTCGTCAGATATGACCTGATGAGTGGCACGGTGACGGATATCGCCATGTTCCCTGTGGACAGCCGGGCGAGTGTGTACAACCTCAACCCGGAGACCGTGGCGGACCTCGCAGCCGATGACGAGGGCCTCTGGCTCCTGTTCGCCACGAGTGACAGCGAGCCCAACATCAACCTTGCTAAGATGGACCCCGCCACGCTCGATATAGAACAGATCTGGGACACCCGGTGCCCAAGGGAGAACGCGGAGGCGGCTTTTGTGGTGTGTGGGACCGTCTATGTCGTGTACAACACCCGCCTGGTGAGTCGCTCGCGgatccagtgtgtgtttgacgtCAACGACATGGTGATCAGCGAGGAGGCTCCCCTGCTCTACTTCCCCAGGAGGTACGGGGCCCACGCCAGTCTGAAGTACAacccagaggagaagcagctctACGGCTGGGACGACGGATATCAAATCATCTACAGGCTGAccatgaagaggaagatgctggTGTGA